taaacaaatactccttccagcaggactttaacctgcgttttctcttttccttgctttattttttttcttttcttttttttttttttttttcttcaattaattttaaccgaagctgggatttttaaccccagcaaaaccaatgctagccaaccaatgctagctaaccaatactagcaaaaccaatgctagcaaaccaatgctagctaaccaatactagcaaaaccaatgctagcaaaccaatgctagcaaacctgggattctttactggggcgtcccccagctttcccttcgggcggtcacgtctgacccccgtttcccaataaaagcgctttattctaaaaccaataaagaatttaaatacctcttaattggagcaggagatgcagggtactcttcgtccaccgagagcactggtccgggggggagtctcttctgacaaacgttagtcaggggcgcccgagggtcccgaccccggacccggctcggggaggacccctcaagtcctggatctcctgtctggtgccatacctcctggctggctcgccagaaatgatgccgaattttgccccaaacaggcagagtgactgcctaatcagactcagcttaagtcaattaagcaggaggtatttttattaacgacgcgtcggagaaatcacaaaatggatttctgagttcacatagcaaaagcaagccttatatacaattttgggtatagggttacatcagatcaggtacataatcatgcatattcatatggggcgtggtgtaggcggagcgtgggcggagcgcaggtggagacatctcttttggggaattttcaggtggtcgttcctgttgccttcatcatagacggggtctttccgatgagtcttcctctttaaacttttgaactcatttcctaatttggtcaattcccggtgtgtttggcttagatcccgtggtttggcaaaacccttaggatcgtttcgacattgctggctctaaacctgcttagtccattagtttctcctatacctatctcttcccctgtcatgatgctctaccccttatctaatttgttgctctgttttcctagtgctgtgctttctccgtgtgctctagtgctaggccctgctttacaggcctcacattccatgttttaacccattacttctagaaggctatctgctttagggcttcatttcccccctttttcttgtaacttacgaattctttcgtcaagttgtAATCCTATAGGGTGCCACTAGGGGTCCCCATCACCGATCCGGGGTCGAGTTAAAGCCTTGATAATCATCCTGGTGTGAACCACTTCTTTCTGTATCAAACTCAACAAACATTTGTAAAAACACCAAACTAACAGAATCACAATTCCAAACATTAACACATATTGAATTAATGACGACAACCAACCCGAGATATTCAACCCCCATGAGTTAAACAATCCCTCAATCCAATTGTGTTCAGACTCATCTCTCTGAGTTCCTGCCTCTTGTTGCACGCATCGCAACTCAGAGATATCCTTTTCAACTTCTTTGGTGACATTTGGAATATGGATGCAGCAATGGTCAATTCTGCCACttaggtaaccacaaactccatgctcttttaacaacagcaGGTCCAAAGTCATCCTATTCTGCACTGTCATTTTTGAGGTAGCCTGCAATTGTAGGTTAAAATCTTTAAATCCTTTCTTAGTTGCTGCAGCCAACCGTTCAGTCTGGCCCAAAAGGTTAtacagcatttccctgtttcgataggAAGCTATTGGTGCAAACAACGATTCTAATGCCCAGCCAAGTTTAACTCCAGTACTAGGGGCATGCCATCTGTCTATGTCTTCCCTCTTCTTCATTACTCTGGTCTTCCCTTGTTTTACTGGAATATTATCTGGCCTATATAGAGATTCTTTCTTCCAGAAAGGACAGAGTGTAGGGATCCCCAGAGTAATTTGAGTCACTGGTCCATCTAACGGCAGATGGGTTGTCCACTGGCCATGTCCTAGTACCCAGACCAATTTCCCTGGACTTCGGATAGTTGTAGTCATACAAGATACCTTTTGGACAGGAGTTTGGAAAGTCTTCTCAGCTATTGTATGGTTCAGCTTACGGCACTCACATCCCCATTTCACTAAAACTCTCACTGGGGCTATACTAATTTGGTCTTCTGGAGTATCACAAGTGATCAGCTTCGAACAGTTCCAATACTCCCTACCTTCCCTTAGTTCTTGCCATTCTCTCCTAGAAGTTTGGAAATTGCTTACTTCAAAGGAAGTGGCGTTTTTACTCCCGGTCCACTGCACGCACCACTCTACCTCCCCTAAATAGGTATAGTGTTCTAATAAACTCTGTCCCCAAACAGTTTCCCAATTATCCCACAAGGAAGCGGTTGAAGTTGAATTTTGACATACCCATTCCTGTTCTGTCACCTTCACATCTATCTCCTTGTGTTGTACGTCATAACACCATCCATAGTTATTTAACCCTCCATATAATCCTGGCTTCGGTTCGAATCTCCCTCCATCCGCTCTACACTGCCACACATCTGAAGGCTTCGGTACAGTGGACCATTCTTTCATGGTCTTCTTCTTAAGTTTTTCCCTGATTTGCGGGTAACATGTCTGAGTTAGATTTTGAATAATAGGCGGATCTGGAATTGGAATAATCCCCCATGGAATGGGTTCTCCTGCAGCTTGTGGCAAGGGGAGACAGGCTGTAATCTTGGTTACATTCTGCATTTTCCCAAAATCTCTCACCAATCCTACTATCAAATTTTCTTGTTCCTCCGTTCGATTGAACTGTAGCTCTCGTCTCACTCGACTAGACCACACCCTTAATCCATAGCTTCCCTCAATTCCGCACATCAGCAAACAAAGATATGTTCCCTCGCTTTGTTTCGATGTCCCGACATCTAACCATACTCTGCCTTGTCCTTTGCTCCCCCACCAATAACCCGAATCAATGAATCTCCAATTTCTATATTCCTTTTTCCACCATTTCACCTGATGTTCTCCTGTACAAGTTGGTTTAAATGTGAACTCACAGTTCATTTTTCCCCGATGACCTGCCCATTTATCCCGCACCTGTTTATACGGGACTACTTCGATAGACTCTGGATCTTGTCTATTTCCAAATCTCCAAGGAACAACCCTCAGGTTAACCATTCCCTGTTTCTGCTCCTGACCAATTGTCACGTTGCACCAATATCTTCCCATGTCTGATTGGCTTACCTTTTCCAGACATAAGGTAGAGTTTCCATGCTGTTCATCCTCATTCCAATAAGTCACCACTTTACCTTCGGCGGCATTTCCTCCCCAGGTAACCCTGATTTTCTCAGCTCTTTTGCTCTGGTTATTCGTAACAATACAAGTAAGGTTAATATCCATATCCTGCATCACCCCAACCACAGGTCTTTCAGGGGTAACAATCACATCAGCAGCACATGAGGTCAATGGTTTGCCCATAGCCAACAACAGAATTAGGAGGAAAATGGTTTTCCCCGTGTAATCATTCGAGTTGCAGACACCCTTTGTGCCTCTCATTGTTTGATGTGAATTcgttctacccgtaaaataacctcttttttttttttttttttttttttttttttttttttttttttttttttgtttagtgtcTAAATCTCTAAGGATCTAATTTGGTAACCAGCGGTGTACcttaatacaatttgttcggaagcttcaaacaattccctagcttctaaaatgggtctgttggcgaatttctttaaggccaaatagtcgtcattttcccttgcttctttgcagctacactcataacattggaggtccaaTATCACAACCTCTGCAAAGAAATCCAGTTAGTCCCACACAATGTGCTTGGCAAAGTTGGGTTTCATCAGGGTCACATCTATCTTAATGTGGCTAAACTGCCGCCGCTGGGAGCGGGGATCTCGTAACGTAACGCCCGGCAGAGGCTCTAAGGGAATGACGAAAGCTCGTTCCCTTAGTTCCCTCTCCGAGTCCTCTTTATCATCATCTAGCCCTTTCCGCTTGACCTTCACTCCGGCGTGGGCGTGGTGCATCCGCGGATCACGAGCCAACCGGGAATCCAGGGACGTCGactccgaaccgcggtgaaggtagtcagcagcacttggaaaggtccttcctacttttcttgtaggggttctTCCTAAAaggttcttaacatacacccaatcaccggggttaaacggatgcgatttacaatcaggttgcttaggttggtacTGATCAttacagtagcattcttatcaaactgttttctcaccgtaattacataatcataaatgtattgattactaATCTGGTCTATGGCATCCCCATTTACAGTTTGCAtggcataaggtctaccatatagAATTTCAAAAAGGACTTTTCCTTCGAgcttggtttgactctcagtctcagcagagcaataagcaaagcttgataccacggcaaattagtctcttggcatattttagcaatttgctgtttgataagatgattcatcttttccacttgcccactggcctgtggacggtagggcgtgtgcaattgccatttgatttgtaatgctttgcttattgctctcactacttttgcacagaaatgtgtacctctatccgaagaaatgctcttcggtaccccaaaccgtggaataatttcattcaacagtactctagttacctctctttccttattcgtcctacaggggaatgcttcaggccacccagaaaatgtgtcagttaataccaacaagtaccgaaagcccccttttcttgggagttcagaaaaatcaatttgccatacctcacctgggaatttacctcggcttatggctccttggtatactttggttcctgtattcgggttgttcttcagacaccgttcacactgggacgtaacgtgttttatggtagtaaataattttggtcctgctatgctggtctgcaaatattggtaaagcgaatctaggccccaatgggccttctcatgttctgccttcacaaactgccacatcacgtttcctggtatcactaactgtcctgtttctaattgaccccaaccattttctagtattttgcccttattcctttgaatccatctatgatctgattcttggtaatctggctggatattgatatccagctcccctggtattagggccgctatttccgcttccctatttcttgtggccgccaatttagcttctgtatctgccttcctgttccctatttctggaatagtattgcctttcaaatgccccttgcaatgcattatggccacctgtgttgggagttggaccgcctccagcagtcgcagaacctcttctgcatgtttgactgtttttccttgtgtagtcagcagtcctctttctttccagatggctccatgagcatgtacgacagaaaaggcatatttagagtctgtccatatattaatttgcatgttctctgctaattccagggctcgggtcagagctatcagctctgccttttgagctgaagtccctgcaggcagggggtttgactcaattaccctttctgtagtggtgactgcatagccagccattcttaccccttgcttcacgaagctgctgccatccgaaaaccagttgtccgcgccttcgaacggctcctctttgagatctgggcgactggagtagacggcttcaattgtttccaggcagtcatgctcgatgggttctgctggggctcttccttctaagaatgaagctgggttcacaatattagttacctgaatggttacatcatctgattcagccaggatggcctggtactttaagaatctggaaggcgacaaccaatggttgcctttctgttccagcacggctgacacagtgtgggatactaacacagtcaccttttggcccagcgtgagcttcctggcctcttctatgttaattatcactgcggccactgccctcagacagcctggccatcctttacttacttcatccaatcgcttggagaagtaggccacagctctcttgtgtggtcccagctgctgtgctagtactcctagggccatcccttgccgctcatgggaaaatagccagaatggttttgacacatctgggagacctaaggctggtgctctcatcagctcccgcttcagcctcttaaaggccccttccgcctcgggagtccaaactaggatattcttggtttcctttagcaaatcatacaatggtttagcgagtatcccgtactggtagatccatagccgacaccaacctgtcatccccagaaaggcgcgcagatctctcaccgtctctggtttgggcatctggcagatggcctctttcctggctgctcccagggatcgctgtcctctggagatttcgtatcccaggtacaccacttccttttgcaccagttgtgctttctgttgagagactcgatatccacttaaacccaggaaattcaacaaggaaatagtccattcaatgcattcttcctccgtcactgtcgctattaggaggtcgtctacgtactgcaggagggcgccatctcccggcggcccttcccattgttctaattctttggctaactgattcccaaagatagtgggcgagttagaccggccttggggcaaccgtgtccaggtaagttgggtctttctccccctatctactgattcccactcaaaggcaaaaattctCTGACTCtcggggctaagggaaggcagaagaatgcgtctttcaaatctaatacggtgaaccaggccaggctatcctttagcctagttaaaagcgtatatggattagcaaccactgggtgtaatgtcttggttatttcgtttactgtcctcagatcctgaacgagcccatatgttccattaggtttctttactggcaggattggtgtattaaaatctgattcgcattctatcaataaccccagttctaaaaaccttttgattatgggctcaatcccctcctttctcctatcttcagagggtattgttttcttaccactgattctgccccaattttaagttcaacaacaatcggtgctgcttatttgatttcaggggggattgtgaaaggggctagcggtgggcctgttagctaaaggagtgagaagtaagaagaagagactgataaggagctttccccaaggccttggcagctttcccagaagccttggcagcacgccaggtaactcccatggcatccgaactttcttcaccaagttccccatcagagcccccttctacttcAGCCCCCCCCCGTTAGGTATCAGCCTTGACTTTTTTGTCTGCATTTtactccgtttctctctctattctctattcctttaaaactccaaagagcgagttctaggttactgctaaattaacagctgttttagctcagactaatgggtaagtctcgctcgggatttgcttgaaattgtaataattgtgattctcaggtaaaggttccacacaactgattgttaggcttagagctgtaatcagttgttcctcgtttacttgaaattccaatttgtccttattgaattttattatggctcttaagttctccaataggtttcttctcaataagggctttggtgaatttggtaaatataagaactgatgaatttcatctgtttcctaatactgtatttaatgggtttcagaaagtaaggcttttctggttggcctgttgctcccacaaattgtataaatccatcacttttaggtaccaattcctgatttaaaactgaaaaagttgctcccgtattaatcaaaagtactgtttaaactgtgctttatcccactgagttaattgatctactataaataacaaatatttccaccgacctactttaaacaaatctacaaaatcaatctggatcttttgaaatagccgctaggctgttttgcattctccagagggagggctcttaagcactttcttatttaccttttaacaggtgagacacccctgggtaatttgcttttttttttttttttttttttttttttttttttttttttttgtgaggtcatgatttcaatctctctctttcttaaggttgctttttgtttctttattagccaaattatttctctgactttaatatCCCTTCCCCcgtctggtgttcctttatatgaactatcccctcatatattaaccccttcctttgagtgtttataagtctcctttccttctaaatttctctaaaagtatgtactacactaaaagcatgtttggagtctgtataaacaGTCCCCTTTTCgcccttttaaaatccacaagcttgcgctgaccaggagggactaaagggattagactccttcactctaaacttttctacttcacctgaaagccaacccatgtcatcaatttctagatcatcttctttaggtaaagaatagatttcaagttttccttcacagggttttatctgtaaatttagggctactattagatctctgcctagcatattctcctcggcttctggtaccaacaataaatcatttactccaaatttgttatttgtttcaattttcaccccttttattataggaacagggaaagcttctcctgtaattccgactactgaaacttgctcacaactcacttcacatccctggggtaattttgtcactgttgaccgagaaactcctgtatttactaaaaatacaaattcttcactctgaggacctacttttagctttattatcaagggctcttctaggtgtaattcgatctttttcgttagacaaaacccttgccctttctgactctcctgagaagttttctcatcttgctgtttctttttacaatttctttgcaggtgcccctttttatgacaataaaagcaGGTAGGTTccacacccttctttttctcatttccactacatgcatcacagcaacgttccttgggctttggacccttcttatccctttccagggctagtactaggggatcctgaggggctacgttaatttcacattctttttgccactcaggtttattccttagggtgaagaacatgtctgcgtacattatttcatcccatttattgagccggcggaggaggagtattagttgcaaaatagtgttataattagttgttccctctggtggccatttttctccgtcatcaagacggtacaggggccaccattgtgtacaatactttaaaagtgtctttttacttatgtttccccctggaatccctcccaggtccttccagtgtcttaggatacatcctaaaggggttttcatatttatatctttactctgttggcttcccatggctattctctgtattcgtgctcttttccacaagtaccatatgccaatataccttaacacttcattcacacaatttccattcgcttcgtccaggaaATGTGGATCGGGACTCCACTCTCGTTttgcagcgatgctgcgtctca
This window of the Melospiza melodia melodia isolate bMelMel2 chromosome 17, bMelMel2.pri, whole genome shotgun sequence genome carries:
- the LOC134425960 gene encoding uncharacterized protein K02A2.6-like, yielding MGSQQSKDINMKTPLGCILRHWKDLGGIPGGNISKKTLLKYCTQWWPLYRLDDGEKWPPEGTTNYNTILQLILLLRRLNKWDEIMYADMFFTLRNKPEWQKECEINVAPQDPLVLALERDKKGPKPKERCCDACSGNEKKKGVEPTCFYCHKKGHLQRNCKKKQQDEKTSQESQKGQGFCLTKKIELHLEEPLIIKLKVGPQSEEFVFLVNTGVSRSTVTKLPQGCEVSCEQVSVVGITGEAFPVPIIKGVKIETNNKFGVNDLLLVPEAEENMLGRDLIVALNLQIKPCEGKLEIYSLPKEDDLEIDDMGWLSGEVEKFRVKESNPFSPSWSAQACGF